A region of Halictus rubicundus isolate RS-2024b chromosome 17, iyHalRubi1_principal, whole genome shotgun sequence DNA encodes the following proteins:
- the Rab3-gap gene encoding rab3 GTPase activating protein isoform X1, giving the protein MSCQIKGIANLINTSNIKEVLFGESSRRFDIPQNELPLQDCFISLSSTGDVLAMAYNTKMIILISRWDSLEPNETKNKFHMIWYGEIAREPNEWVTSVICLPLLSLGKASGGSNPDWTCIIVGFNTGFIRFYTETGALLLGEQLHNEPVIGLKCQSFRSPKHAGDTGLAEEVHVIYNSVLCLLQGFPLFSTLRACRNHLARVKANCDDLPPITNLSYKKWGYRNQDIVNDSEVIGTTSVNSFDHLMTASLCGGYNASYRSSAPQHNLVLATGKRPFVGFHYALEGGTAPVLSDVALAMASKLANAIGTAVPWLPLSWGNSKNHVSPEAPKTSTHEPVEPMTCRFGLSDITREGYSVVSSPNKMLSVVSDAMGRVLLIDNRRGVAVRMWKGYRDAQCGWIEVEEEKHSDVNKAFTKFKQTSHLRTALFLVIYAPKKGVIDIWSTQQGPKITTFTASKHGRLLYINYGLLGTNDNAHLPKNKPQYSCVFMDPLGGLKEITVPFHFSLTSKNGKRARDIHLLRKLKTFLREEEFDNEKLVSEITSICTDLKTNEMKVQTIEMLMINKHIIPDALLAATNCFTKKPDEHDKEEMEPTEKTLEILTTQLQQVIKFYKHVQSQFDSLGDHNFTSDEDLSSTELASILLTSEMEVHRIYKLFDTINNFKCSSPRGETKVKFKENGRIFLNFLSCFEFGVPGLVNAKKNIKSEKKFQVSQLMYEGCIYSNDRIEAWRETALNSKIQPFVLMEFALIYWLNRKKKMCLGLELKQLVVLLNAICSMNNVEEMCSEKNEVSLWWKNVRTILSESTNPFNALTAALACRAVATFLEKHREKGASKTEDNSCNETDANQNRNDSKDVEEVKEPASGTKSSDDAYNLTSEWENLSKDNCQFTLYIGNLEDITILDAIVSQMQPSDETTQFFALPFIKVDISLGSVLSKGKGFVSEIVAKWIVSTGIDPAQLSDIESDEPQLDESPPLPCIETDTKVKDDQTATTSILGDILHCTLISLNVQICKNSFQNRVKFSERIALLKRHFPYSLTSSVLLANVCWEFAMSWNKDISQMKSLESALIVLQQIPMKQMRHGVCCLLWSVHIKKRMESVTKLINKLGKLPKERLCVQEVGLTDSQTVVFLENCVAFLEIFIDAEVLEAGDTGAVKSEELWDGCTSGPQPFAALAISQAPAWYDLLILHIQLANVLYMMAHFSLKVVKPLNNLFESVVQLHFFQAITDKVMLTWYRDDKRDSLRTEFLCRVITASMDYIHQETADSKASSSMQAIQWMSRCQTLASMWKINNDDLRIHQVCQLYINGFDQLAEDVVEAVNDIEKLAVNLLPIAGRRMMAYLSKTPDLREEVASLSPAFTLYLQSVDIPEVICTNCSNDETVELIRRVSRCLPETHPDYHLVQQMLDATFIYEGAS; this is encoded by the exons ATGTCCTGTCAGATCAAGGGGATAGCGAACCTGATTAATACGAGTAACATAAAGGAAGTACTTTTTGGAGAATCTTCCAGGAGAT TTGACATTCCGCAAAATGAGTTGCCACTGCAAGATTGTTTTATATCGCTGTCGTCGACGGGAGATGTCCTCGCCATGGCATATAATACAAAGATGATCATATTAATTT CAAGATGGGATTCTTTAGAGCCCAATGAGACAAAGAACAAATTCCATATGATATGGTACGGGGAAATAGCAAGAGAGCCAAA CGAATGGGTAACATCCGTGATCTGTTTACCTCTACTCTCTTTGGGTAAAGCCAGTGGTGGCAGTAATCCAGATTGGACATGCATTATTGTTGGTTTCAACACTGGTTTTATTAGGTTTTACACCGAA ACAGGTGCATTACTATTAGGAGAGCAACTTCATAATGAACCAGTCATAGGATTAAAATGCCAGTCTTTCCGTTCGCCAAAACATGCAGGCGATACCGGTTTAGCTGAAGAAGTACATGTAATTTACAACAGTGTTTTGTGCCTGTTACAAGGTTTTCCTTTGTTTTCAACGCTACGGGCCTGCAGAAATCATTTGGCTAGAG TGAAAGCAAATTGCGATGACCTACCACCAATCACAAACTTATCTTACAAGAAGTGGGGCTACAGAAATCAGGATATTGTAAATGACTCTGAAGTAATTGGCACTACGTCTGTAAATAGTTTTGACCATTTAATGACTGCTTCGCTATGCGGCGGATATAATGCGTCTTACAGATCAAGTGCACCTCAACACAATCTGGTTCTTGCAACTGGCAAAAGACCGTTTGTTGGTTTTCATTATGCATTGGAAGGTGGTACGGCTCCGGTGTTATCCGATGTAGCATTAGCAATGGCCAGCAAATTAGCGAATGCTATTGGAACTGCTGTTCC TTGGCTTCCACTTAGTTGGGGAAACTCGAAAAATCATGTTTCCCCCGAGGCTCCCAAAACTAGCACACATGAACCAGTCGAGCCAATGACTTGTAGATTTGGTCTGAGCGATATTACACGCGAAGGCTATTCGGTGGTGTCCAGTCCAAATAAGATGTTGTCAGTAGTATCAGATGCAATGGGTAGAGTATTATTGATAGACAATAGACGCGGTGTAGCGGTAAGAATGTGGAAGGGATATCGTGACGCACAATGCGGATGGATCGAAGTGGAAGAGGAGAAACATTCTGACGTGAATAAGGCATTTACTAAATTTAAACAAACGTCACATTTGCGTACCGCGTTGTTTCTAGTTATTTATGCTCCTAAAAAGGGAGTTATAGATATATGGAGTACTCAACAAGGTCCTAAGATCACGACGTTCACTGCTAGCAAGCATGGACG ATTACTCTATATCAATTACGGACTTCTCGGTACAAACGATAACGCACATTTGCCGAAGAACAAGCCTCAATATTCGTGTGTTTTCATGGATCCGCTGGGAGGTTTAAAGGAAATCACTGTCCCATTCCATTTCTCTCTTACGAGCAAAAATGGAAAGAGAGCGCGCGATATTCATCTATTGAGAAAATTAAAGACGTTCTTGCGCGAAGAAGAGTTCGACAATGAGAAACTAGTCTCCGAAATTACTAGTATATGTACAGACTTGAAGACTAACGAAATGAAAGTACAAACGATAGAAATGTTGATGATAAATAAACACATTATACCTGATGCTTTGCTCGCGGCCACGAACTGCTTTACTAAGAAACCTGATGAACATG ACAAAGAAGAGATGGAACCCACAGAGAAAACATTGGAAATTCTAACAACGCAGTTGCAACAAgtgattaaattttataaacatGTTCAATCGCAATTCGATAGTCTTGGAGATCATAATTTCACTAGCGACGAGGATCTTAGCAGTACAGAACTAGCGTCAATTTTATTAACTTCCGAAATGGAAGTGCATAGGATTTATAAGTTATTTGAtacgataaataattttaaatgctCAAGCCCCAGAGGGGAAACCAAAGTAAAGTTCAAAGAAAATGGAAGAATTTTCTTGAACTTCTTATCGTGCTTTGAGTTCGGGGTTCCAGGTTTGGTGAATGCTAAGAAGAACATAAAGTCGGAGAAGAAATTTCAAGTTT CGCAATTAATGTATGAAGGATGTATATACTCGAATGATAGAATTGAAGCTTGGAGAGAAACTGCTCTGAACAGTAAAATTCAGCCTTTTGTCTTGATGGAGTTTGCTTTAATCTACTGGTTGAATAGGAAAAAGAAGATGTGTCTAGGACTAGAATTAAAACAACTAGTGGTGCTTTTAAACGCCATTTGTTCGATGAACA ACGTTGAAGAAATGTGCAGCGAAAAGAATGAGGTATCTTTATGGTGGAAAAATGTTCGGACCATTCTCTCGGAATCCACGAACCCATTCAATGCCCTCACCGCTGCATTGGCATGTAGAGCAGTTGCTACGTTTTTGGAGAAACACAGAGAGAAGGGTGCTAGTAAAACTGAAGACAATAGCTGTAACGAAACAGATGCTAATCAAAATAGAAACGATTCAAAAGATGTAGAGGAAGTAAAGGAGCCTGCATCCGGCACAAAATCGAGTGACGATGCGTACAACTTGACAAGCGAATGGGAGAATCTTAGTAAAGATAATTGTCAATTTACATTGTATATTGGAAACCTCGAGGACATTACAATTTTAGACGCGATTGTGAG TCAGATGCAACCTTCGGACGAGACAACGCAATTTTTCGCTCTACCGTTCATCAAAGTCGATATTTCTTTAGGATCGGTTCTGTCGAAAGGAAAAG GCTTCGTGTCCGAGATAGTCGCAAAATGGATCGTTTCAACGGGTATAGATCCAGCTCAACTATCAGATATCGAATCCGATGAACCACAGTTAGACGAATCACCCCCATTGCCATGTATTGAAACCGACACTAAAGTAAAAGACGATCAAACTGCCACTACAAGTATTTTAGGTGATATACTCCACTGTACTTTGATTTCCCTTAACGTACAGATCTGCAAGAATTCTTTTCAAAACCGTGTGAAATTTTCAGAACGTATCGCGTTGTTAAAGCGTCATTTTCCATATAGTTTGACGAGCAGCGTTTTATTAGCCAACGTGTGCTGGGAGTTCGCCATGTCGTGGAATAAGGATATTTCTCAAATGAAGTCCCTTGAAAGCGCATTAATTGTTTTACAGCAGATACCGATGAAACAGATGAGGCATG GTGTTTGCTGTCTGTTATGGTCCGTTCACATAAAGAAGAGAATGGAGTCTGtcacaaaattaattaataagctTGGCAAGCTACCGAAAGAGAGGCTATGTGTTCAGGAAGTAGGCTTGACCGATTCACAGACGGTTGTATTTTTAGAGAACTGTGTGGCGTTCTTGGAAATATTCATCGAT GCGGAGGTGTTGGAGGCAGGAGATACCGGTGCGGTGAAGTCGGAGGAATTATGGGACGGTTGTACTTCCGGTCCACAGCCGTTTGCCGCGTTAGCGATTTCCCAAGCACCGGCTTGGTACGACCTGCTAATTTTACATATACAATTAGCCAATGTCTTGTACATGATGGCACATTTTAGTCTCAAAGTAGTCAAACCGCTGAACAATTTGTTCGAATCTGTG GTGCAACTGCATTTCTTCCAAGCTATAACGGATAAAGTGATGCTCACGTGGTACAGGGACGACAAACGGGACAGTTTGAGGACAGAATTTTTATGTCGTGTAATAACCGCATCGATGGATTATATTCATCAAGAAACCGCCGATAGCAAGGCGTCGAGCTCGATGCAAGCTATCCAGTGGATGAGCAGATGCCAAACCCTAGCTTCCATGTGGAAAATTAATAACGATGATTTGAGGATACACCAAGTCTGTCAATTATATATCAATGGATTTGATCAGCTCGCGGAGGAT GTTGTAGAAGCAGTGAacgatatagaaaaattagcagTCAATCTCCTACCGATCGCTGGCAGAAGAATGATGGCGTACCTTTCGAAAACGCCTGATCTTCGGGAGGAAGTTGCCAGTTTGAGTCCCGCGTTCACCTTATATCTACAGAGTGTG GACATACCGGAAGTGATTTGTACAAACTGTTCGAACGACGAGACCGTCGAGCTGATTCGACGAGTTTCGAGGTGCTTGCCTGAAACGCATCCCGATTATCATCTCGTGCAACAGATGTTAGATGCGACGTTCATCTACGAGGGCGCATCATGA
- the Rab3-gap gene encoding rab3 GTPase activating protein isoform X2, which produces MSCQIKGIANLINTSNIKEVLFGESSRRFDIPQNELPLQDCFISLSSTGDVLAMAYNTKMIILISRWDSLEPNETKNKFHMIWYGEIAREPNEWVTSVICLPLLSLGKASGGSNPDWTCIIVGFNTGFIRFYTETGALLLGEQLHNEPVIGLKCQSFRSPKHAGDTGLAEEVHVIYNSVLCLLQGFPLFSTLRACRNHLARVKANCDDLPPITNLSYKKWGYRNQDIVNDSEVIGTTSVNSFDHLMTASLCGGYNASYRSSAPQHNLVLATGKRPFVGFHYALEGGTAPVLSDVALAMASKLANAIGTAVPWLPLSWGNSKNHVSPEAPKTSTHEPVEPMTCRFGLSDITREGYSVVSSPNKMLSVVSDAMGRVLLIDNRRGVAVRMWKGYRDAQCGWIEVEEEKHSDVNKAFTKFKQTSHLRTALFLVIYAPKKGVIDIWSTQQGPKITTFTASKHGRLLYINYGLLGTNDNAHLPKNKPQYSCVFMDPLGGLKEITVPFHFSLTSKNGKRARDIHLLRKLKTFLREEEFDNEKLVSEITSICTDLKTNEMKVQTIEMLMINKHIIPDALLAATNCFTKKPDEHDKEEMEPTEKTLEILTTQLQQVIKFYKHVQSQFDSLGDHNFTSDEDLSSTELASILLTSEMEVHRIYKLFDTINNFKCSSPRGETKVKFKENGRIFLNFLSCFEFGVPGLVNAKKNIKSEKKFQVSQLMYEGCIYSNDRIEAWRETALNSKIQPFVLMEFALIYWLNRKKKMCLGLELKQLVVLLNAICSMNNVEEMCSEKNEVSLWWKNVRTILSESTNPFNALTAALACRAVATFLEKHREKGASKTEDNSCNETDANQNRNDSKDVEEVKEPASGTKSSDDAYNLTSEWENLSKDNCQFTLYIGNLEDITILDAIVSQMQPSDETTQFFALPFIKVDISLGSVLSKGKGFVSEIVAKWIVSTGIDPAQLSDIESDEPQLDESPPLPCIETDTKVKDDQTATTSILERIALLKRHFPYSLTSSVLLANVCWEFAMSWNKDISQMKSLESALIVLQQIPMKQMRHGVCCLLWSVHIKKRMESVTKLINKLGKLPKERLCVQEVGLTDSQTVVFLENCVAFLEIFIDAEVLEAGDTGAVKSEELWDGCTSGPQPFAALAISQAPAWYDLLILHIQLANVLYMMAHFSLKVVKPLNNLFESVVQLHFFQAITDKVMLTWYRDDKRDSLRTEFLCRVITASMDYIHQETADSKASSSMQAIQWMSRCQTLASMWKINNDDLRIHQVCQLYINGFDQLAEDVVEAVNDIEKLAVNLLPIAGRRMMAYLSKTPDLREEVASLSPAFTLYLQSVDIPEVICTNCSNDETVELIRRVSRCLPETHPDYHLVQQMLDATFIYEGAS; this is translated from the exons ATGTCCTGTCAGATCAAGGGGATAGCGAACCTGATTAATACGAGTAACATAAAGGAAGTACTTTTTGGAGAATCTTCCAGGAGAT TTGACATTCCGCAAAATGAGTTGCCACTGCAAGATTGTTTTATATCGCTGTCGTCGACGGGAGATGTCCTCGCCATGGCATATAATACAAAGATGATCATATTAATTT CAAGATGGGATTCTTTAGAGCCCAATGAGACAAAGAACAAATTCCATATGATATGGTACGGGGAAATAGCAAGAGAGCCAAA CGAATGGGTAACATCCGTGATCTGTTTACCTCTACTCTCTTTGGGTAAAGCCAGTGGTGGCAGTAATCCAGATTGGACATGCATTATTGTTGGTTTCAACACTGGTTTTATTAGGTTTTACACCGAA ACAGGTGCATTACTATTAGGAGAGCAACTTCATAATGAACCAGTCATAGGATTAAAATGCCAGTCTTTCCGTTCGCCAAAACATGCAGGCGATACCGGTTTAGCTGAAGAAGTACATGTAATTTACAACAGTGTTTTGTGCCTGTTACAAGGTTTTCCTTTGTTTTCAACGCTACGGGCCTGCAGAAATCATTTGGCTAGAG TGAAAGCAAATTGCGATGACCTACCACCAATCACAAACTTATCTTACAAGAAGTGGGGCTACAGAAATCAGGATATTGTAAATGACTCTGAAGTAATTGGCACTACGTCTGTAAATAGTTTTGACCATTTAATGACTGCTTCGCTATGCGGCGGATATAATGCGTCTTACAGATCAAGTGCACCTCAACACAATCTGGTTCTTGCAACTGGCAAAAGACCGTTTGTTGGTTTTCATTATGCATTGGAAGGTGGTACGGCTCCGGTGTTATCCGATGTAGCATTAGCAATGGCCAGCAAATTAGCGAATGCTATTGGAACTGCTGTTCC TTGGCTTCCACTTAGTTGGGGAAACTCGAAAAATCATGTTTCCCCCGAGGCTCCCAAAACTAGCACACATGAACCAGTCGAGCCAATGACTTGTAGATTTGGTCTGAGCGATATTACACGCGAAGGCTATTCGGTGGTGTCCAGTCCAAATAAGATGTTGTCAGTAGTATCAGATGCAATGGGTAGAGTATTATTGATAGACAATAGACGCGGTGTAGCGGTAAGAATGTGGAAGGGATATCGTGACGCACAATGCGGATGGATCGAAGTGGAAGAGGAGAAACATTCTGACGTGAATAAGGCATTTACTAAATTTAAACAAACGTCACATTTGCGTACCGCGTTGTTTCTAGTTATTTATGCTCCTAAAAAGGGAGTTATAGATATATGGAGTACTCAACAAGGTCCTAAGATCACGACGTTCACTGCTAGCAAGCATGGACG ATTACTCTATATCAATTACGGACTTCTCGGTACAAACGATAACGCACATTTGCCGAAGAACAAGCCTCAATATTCGTGTGTTTTCATGGATCCGCTGGGAGGTTTAAAGGAAATCACTGTCCCATTCCATTTCTCTCTTACGAGCAAAAATGGAAAGAGAGCGCGCGATATTCATCTATTGAGAAAATTAAAGACGTTCTTGCGCGAAGAAGAGTTCGACAATGAGAAACTAGTCTCCGAAATTACTAGTATATGTACAGACTTGAAGACTAACGAAATGAAAGTACAAACGATAGAAATGTTGATGATAAATAAACACATTATACCTGATGCTTTGCTCGCGGCCACGAACTGCTTTACTAAGAAACCTGATGAACATG ACAAAGAAGAGATGGAACCCACAGAGAAAACATTGGAAATTCTAACAACGCAGTTGCAACAAgtgattaaattttataaacatGTTCAATCGCAATTCGATAGTCTTGGAGATCATAATTTCACTAGCGACGAGGATCTTAGCAGTACAGAACTAGCGTCAATTTTATTAACTTCCGAAATGGAAGTGCATAGGATTTATAAGTTATTTGAtacgataaataattttaaatgctCAAGCCCCAGAGGGGAAACCAAAGTAAAGTTCAAAGAAAATGGAAGAATTTTCTTGAACTTCTTATCGTGCTTTGAGTTCGGGGTTCCAGGTTTGGTGAATGCTAAGAAGAACATAAAGTCGGAGAAGAAATTTCAAGTTT CGCAATTAATGTATGAAGGATGTATATACTCGAATGATAGAATTGAAGCTTGGAGAGAAACTGCTCTGAACAGTAAAATTCAGCCTTTTGTCTTGATGGAGTTTGCTTTAATCTACTGGTTGAATAGGAAAAAGAAGATGTGTCTAGGACTAGAATTAAAACAACTAGTGGTGCTTTTAAACGCCATTTGTTCGATGAACA ACGTTGAAGAAATGTGCAGCGAAAAGAATGAGGTATCTTTATGGTGGAAAAATGTTCGGACCATTCTCTCGGAATCCACGAACCCATTCAATGCCCTCACCGCTGCATTGGCATGTAGAGCAGTTGCTACGTTTTTGGAGAAACACAGAGAGAAGGGTGCTAGTAAAACTGAAGACAATAGCTGTAACGAAACAGATGCTAATCAAAATAGAAACGATTCAAAAGATGTAGAGGAAGTAAAGGAGCCTGCATCCGGCACAAAATCGAGTGACGATGCGTACAACTTGACAAGCGAATGGGAGAATCTTAGTAAAGATAATTGTCAATTTACATTGTATATTGGAAACCTCGAGGACATTACAATTTTAGACGCGATTGTGAG TCAGATGCAACCTTCGGACGAGACAACGCAATTTTTCGCTCTACCGTTCATCAAAGTCGATATTTCTTTAGGATCGGTTCTGTCGAAAGGAAAAG GCTTCGTGTCCGAGATAGTCGCAAAATGGATCGTTTCAACGGGTATAGATCCAGCTCAACTATCAGATATCGAATCCGATGAACCACAGTTAGACGAATCACCCCCATTGCCATGTATTGAAACCGACACTAAAGTAAAAGACGATCAAACTGCCACTACAAGTATTTTAG AACGTATCGCGTTGTTAAAGCGTCATTTTCCATATAGTTTGACGAGCAGCGTTTTATTAGCCAACGTGTGCTGGGAGTTCGCCATGTCGTGGAATAAGGATATTTCTCAAATGAAGTCCCTTGAAAGCGCATTAATTGTTTTACAGCAGATACCGATGAAACAGATGAGGCATG GTGTTTGCTGTCTGTTATGGTCCGTTCACATAAAGAAGAGAATGGAGTCTGtcacaaaattaattaataagctTGGCAAGCTACCGAAAGAGAGGCTATGTGTTCAGGAAGTAGGCTTGACCGATTCACAGACGGTTGTATTTTTAGAGAACTGTGTGGCGTTCTTGGAAATATTCATCGAT GCGGAGGTGTTGGAGGCAGGAGATACCGGTGCGGTGAAGTCGGAGGAATTATGGGACGGTTGTACTTCCGGTCCACAGCCGTTTGCCGCGTTAGCGATTTCCCAAGCACCGGCTTGGTACGACCTGCTAATTTTACATATACAATTAGCCAATGTCTTGTACATGATGGCACATTTTAGTCTCAAAGTAGTCAAACCGCTGAACAATTTGTTCGAATCTGTG GTGCAACTGCATTTCTTCCAAGCTATAACGGATAAAGTGATGCTCACGTGGTACAGGGACGACAAACGGGACAGTTTGAGGACAGAATTTTTATGTCGTGTAATAACCGCATCGATGGATTATATTCATCAAGAAACCGCCGATAGCAAGGCGTCGAGCTCGATGCAAGCTATCCAGTGGATGAGCAGATGCCAAACCCTAGCTTCCATGTGGAAAATTAATAACGATGATTTGAGGATACACCAAGTCTGTCAATTATATATCAATGGATTTGATCAGCTCGCGGAGGAT GTTGTAGAAGCAGTGAacgatatagaaaaattagcagTCAATCTCCTACCGATCGCTGGCAGAAGAATGATGGCGTACCTTTCGAAAACGCCTGATCTTCGGGAGGAAGTTGCCAGTTTGAGTCCCGCGTTCACCTTATATCTACAGAGTGTG GACATACCGGAAGTGATTTGTACAAACTGTTCGAACGACGAGACCGTCGAGCTGATTCGACGAGTTTCGAGGTGCTTGCCTGAAACGCATCCCGATTATCATCTCGTGCAACAGATGTTAGATGCGACGTTCATCTACGAGGGCGCATCATGA